One segment of Mustelus asterias unplaced genomic scaffold, sMusAst1.hap1.1 HAP1_SCAFFOLD_106, whole genome shotgun sequence DNA contains the following:
- the LOC144484384 gene encoding uncharacterized protein LOC144484384 — protein sequence MEKPWKCVECGKGFGFPSQLEVHCSHTGERPFTCSECRKGFTHSQNLLTHQRVHTGKRPFTCPVCGKGFTRSSHIVTHQLVHTDERMFPPSDCEKSFKCKKDLLTHQRIHTGERPFTCSVCGKGFIQSSHLQTHQLVHSDNKLLNCSDCEKGFKNKKDLLTHQYTHTGERPFTCCVCGKGFSRPSAPLNHQRIHTGERPFTCSDCGKGFINSSNLLIHQQLHTGDRPFTCSECGKGFTRSYNLLTHQQVHSEERPFTCSMCGKRFTRSSNLLNHQRVHTGERPFTCSMCGKGFSQSSNLLTHQKIHIYLLCLWEGIFSFLLSSETPASSHWGEAVHL from the coding sequence atggagaaaccgtggaaatgtgtggagtgcgggaaaggattcggtttcccatcacaactggaagttcattgcagtcacactggggagagaccgttcacctgctccgagtgtcggaagggattcacccattcacagaaccttctgactcaccaacggGTTCATACTGggaagaggccgttcacctgccctgtgtgtgggaagggattcactcgctcatcccacattgtgacacaccaacttgttcacactgatgagagaatgtttccaccttctgactgtgagaagagttttaaatgcaaaaaagatctgctgacacaccaacgcattcacactggggagagaccattcacctgctctgtgtgtgggaaaggattcattcagtcatcccacctgcagacacatcaacttgttcactctgacAACAAACTTTTAaattgttctgactgtgagaagggctttaaaaacaaaaaggatctgctgacgcaccaatatactcacactggggagaggccattcacctgctgtgtgtgtgggaagggattcagccgccCATCTGCCCcattgaaccaccagagaattcacactggggagaggcccttcacctgctccgactgtgggaagggattcattaattcatccaaccttctgatacaccagcaactccacacaggggatcgaccgttcacctgctctgaatgtgggaagggattcacccgttcatacaaccttctgacacaccagcaggttcacagtgaggagaggccattcacttgctccatgtgtgggaagcgattcactcgttcatccaacctattgaatcaccagcgagttcacactggggagaggccgttcacctgctccatgtgtgggaagggattcagtcagtcatctaacctgctgacacatcagaaaattcacatttacctgctctgtctgtgggaagggattttctcatttctcttatcttctgaaacaccagcgagttcacactggggagaggctgttcacctgtaa